A stretch of Leisingera sp. S132 DNA encodes these proteins:
- a CDS encoding ABC transporter permease, with the protein MTGLFELLGLGASAELLSLSGWGGNLLRGLANSLQIAVGAFGLGLMIGLFGAYGKLYGGKVTRDLLAIYTTVIRAVPELVLILILYYVGSDIINKISEAMGGGRVEINGVAAGIWVLGVVQGAYATEVLRGAIKAVPVGQIEAAKSYGMPAFMIMRRVTIPAMMSFAVPGLANLWLIATKDTALLAVVGFNELTLETRQAASSTRAYFTFFLAAGFLYLMVTLCSGAVFARVEKWARRGQPSLKGGAR; encoded by the coding sequence GTGACCGGACTGTTCGAACTACTGGGCCTCGGCGCCAGCGCAGAGCTGCTGTCGCTGTCAGGCTGGGGAGGCAACCTGTTGCGCGGGCTTGCCAACTCCCTGCAGATCGCCGTTGGCGCTTTTGGGCTGGGGCTGATGATCGGGCTGTTCGGGGCCTATGGCAAACTTTATGGCGGGAAGGTCACGCGTGATCTTCTCGCCATCTATACCACGGTGATCCGGGCGGTGCCTGAACTGGTGCTGATCCTGATCCTCTATTACGTGGGCAGCGATATCATCAACAAGATTTCCGAGGCAATGGGTGGCGGCCGGGTCGAGATCAACGGCGTTGCGGCCGGCATCTGGGTGCTGGGCGTGGTGCAGGGGGCCTATGCCACCGAAGTGCTGCGCGGCGCCATCAAGGCAGTGCCTGTGGGGCAGATCGAGGCGGCGAAGTCCTATGGCATGCCTGCCTTCATGATCATGCGGCGGGTGACGATCCCGGCGATGATGAGCTTTGCGGTGCCGGGGCTGGCAAACCTGTGGCTGATCGCCACCAAGGACACCGCGCTGCTGGCGGTGGTCGGCTTCAATGAGCTGACGCTGGAAACCCGGCAGGCGGCGAGCAGCACGCGGGCGTATTTCACCTTCTTCCTGGCGGCTGGGTTCCTGTACCTGATGGTGACGCTGTGCTCCGGCGCGGTCTTTGCCCGGGTTGAGAAATGGGCGAGGCGCGGCCAGCCCTCGCTGAAGGGGGGCGCGCGATGA
- a CDS encoding 5-guanidino-2-oxopentanoate decarboxylase, translating into MTTKTVGEALVAGLKARGVTCVFGIPGVHTVELYRGLAASGIRHVTPRHEQGAGFMADGYARVSGQPGVAFVITGPGLTNTLTPMAQARADSVPMLVVSGVNASATLGKGLGHLHELPDQHALAKTVALASEHVARPDELEASLDRAFAPFAAGRSGPTHIQIPLNVAGTASQEGLPAPASTQPPLDSGQVAKAAACLSRATKVVILAGGGAKCAGAGLQALAERLDAPVVQTVNARGLMHSHPLTVPASPSLQAVRELIQDADCVLALGTELGPTDYDMYATGSMADMAGLIRVDICAEQLARHETDLAIHARAGEAAAALLEALPAAPKQSQGAQRANQTRAAAYEEIGPDYRQQVEVLNAIRDAVPNALMIGDSTQPIYAGNLYYDHDRAGGWFNAATGYGALGYGIPAAIGAATADPSAHVICIAGDGGAQFSLPEIMAAVDENLPITFVLWNNRGYGEIATSMEAADVPVVGCDPTPPEFAPAAASFGIPYTRVPMEPQVIAAALRETSKRGTPSILEIDVTGPSQGQE; encoded by the coding sequence ATGACCACGAAAACCGTTGGCGAAGCCCTGGTTGCCGGGCTGAAGGCACGCGGCGTCACCTGCGTGTTCGGCATCCCTGGCGTGCACACCGTGGAGCTCTATCGCGGCCTGGCCGCCTCTGGCATCCGTCATGTCACTCCCCGCCACGAACAGGGCGCGGGCTTCATGGCCGACGGTTATGCACGGGTCTCCGGCCAGCCGGGCGTGGCTTTTGTCATCACTGGCCCTGGCCTGACGAACACGCTTACTCCGATGGCCCAGGCCCGCGCGGATTCGGTGCCAATGCTGGTCGTGTCCGGCGTTAATGCCAGTGCAACCCTGGGCAAGGGACTCGGCCACCTGCACGAATTGCCCGACCAGCACGCGCTGGCCAAGACCGTGGCGCTGGCCTCTGAACACGTTGCCCGGCCCGATGAGTTGGAGGCCTCGCTGGACCGCGCCTTTGCCCCCTTTGCTGCTGGCCGCTCTGGCCCCACCCACATCCAGATTCCGCTGAACGTGGCAGGCACGGCATCGCAGGAAGGCCTCCCTGCCCCGGCTTCCACTCAGCCGCCGCTCGACAGCGGCCAAGTTGCAAAGGCAGCGGCCTGCCTGTCACGGGCTACCAAAGTTGTCATTCTCGCTGGCGGGGGGGCCAAGTGCGCAGGCGCAGGCTTGCAGGCTTTGGCCGAACGCCTCGATGCGCCTGTGGTGCAAACCGTCAACGCCCGCGGGCTGATGCACAGCCATCCGCTGACCGTTCCCGCAAGCCCCAGCCTGCAAGCGGTCCGGGAGCTGATCCAAGACGCCGATTGCGTGCTGGCGCTGGGAACCGAACTGGGGCCGACCGACTACGACATGTATGCTACCGGCAGCATGGCTGACATGGCCGGACTGATCCGGGTCGACATCTGCGCCGAACAGCTGGCCCGGCACGAGACAGACCTCGCCATCCACGCCCGCGCCGGTGAGGCTGCGGCTGCGCTGCTAGAAGCCCTGCCCGCGGCACCCAAGCAAAGCCAGGGCGCCCAGCGCGCGAACCAAACCCGAGCCGCCGCGTATGAGGAGATCGGCCCGGACTACCGCCAGCAGGTCGAGGTGCTGAACGCCATACGAGACGCGGTGCCGAACGCCCTGATGATCGGCGATTCCACCCAGCCAATCTATGCCGGCAATCTATACTATGACCACGACCGCGCCGGCGGCTGGTTCAATGCCGCTACCGGCTATGGCGCACTCGGCTATGGCATCCCTGCTGCGATCGGCGCCGCGACTGCCGATCCTTCGGCCCATGTTATCTGCATTGCCGGCGACGGCGGCGCCCAATTCTCGCTGCCGGAGATCATGGCCGCCGTGGACGAAAACCTGCCCATCACCTTCGTGCTCTGGAACAATCGCGGCTACGGTGAAATCGCAACCTCGATGGAGGCCGCGGACGTCCCGGTGGTCGGCTGCGACCCCACACCGCCGGAGTTCGCCCCCGCCGCCGCCTCGTTCGGCATCCCTTACACCCGCGTGCCGATGGAACCACAGGTAATTGCTGCCGCGCTCCGGGAAACCAGCAAACGGGGCACCCCATCCATCCTCGAAATTGACGTAACCGGCCCCTCGCAGGGCCAGGAGTAA
- a CDS encoding ABC transporter ATP-binding protein, which translates to MDTAAAAAAAASSPETDTRREAIRVEDLHKSFGNLEVLKGVDLTAHQGDVVAIIGGSGSGKSTMLRCINFLETPSSGKIVIGGQEVAMRGDGSPANQKQIERIRTKLAMVFQQFNLWTHRTLLENVIEVPVHVLKVPKAEAIARAHELLNRVGLGGKEDTYPAYLSGGQQQRAAIARALAVDPSAMLFDEPTSALDPELVGEVLTVIRDLAAEGRTMLLVTHEMKFAREVANHVVYLYQGRIEEQGPPAEVFGNPQSDRLKQFLSSVA; encoded by the coding sequence ATGGACACAGCCGCAGCCGCCGCAGCCGCCGCATCCTCACCGGAGACAGACACGCGCCGGGAGGCAATCCGGGTCGAGGATCTGCACAAGTCCTTCGGCAATCTGGAAGTGCTGAAGGGCGTGGATCTGACCGCGCATCAGGGGGATGTTGTAGCGATCATCGGCGGCTCCGGGTCCGGCAAGTCCACCATGCTGCGCTGCATCAACTTCCTTGAGACGCCAAGTTCCGGCAAGATTGTGATCGGCGGCCAGGAAGTGGCGATGCGCGGAGACGGCAGCCCGGCCAATCAGAAGCAGATCGAACGAATCCGAACCAAGCTGGCGATGGTGTTCCAGCAGTTCAACCTGTGGACCCATCGAACGCTGCTGGAAAACGTGATCGAGGTGCCGGTGCATGTGCTGAAGGTGCCCAAGGCCGAGGCCATCGCGCGGGCGCACGAACTGCTGAACCGGGTGGGGCTGGGCGGCAAGGAGGACACCTATCCTGCCTATCTGTCCGGCGGGCAGCAGCAGCGGGCGGCGATTGCGCGGGCGCTGGCGGTGGACCCGTCAGCGATGCTGTTTGACGAACCGACTTCGGCGCTGGACCCGGAACTGGTGGGCGAGGTGCTGACGGTGATCCGCGACCTGGCTGCCGAGGGGCGCACCATGCTGCTGGTCACCCATGAGATGAAATTCGCCCGCGAAGTCGCGAACCACGTTGTCTATCTGTACCAGGGCCGCATCGAAGAGCAGGGGCCGCCTGCCGAGGTCTTTGGCAATCCGCAATCAGACCGTCTGAAGCAATTTCTGAGCTCGGTCGCCTGA
- a CDS encoding DUF3833 domain-containing protein encodes MKLLTICLVIVLLAMIAKTYFFSFRFQSPQDYADTGPQFVLTEHLSGEILSEGVIFGPAGKMTSSFTARMVGKWEGDTGTLTEEFTFSNGATQSRKWHLKLGAGNTFTATADDLDGVAQGVVSGSTVQLTYNIILPENSGGHTLQATDWLYLTANGVIINKSEMRKFGLKAAELVATMRPAD; translated from the coding sequence ATGAAACTCCTCACCATCTGCCTCGTGATCGTTCTTCTTGCGATGATCGCCAAGACCTATTTCTTCAGCTTTCGCTTTCAGTCGCCGCAGGACTATGCGGATACAGGCCCGCAATTCGTTCTGACTGAACACTTGTCTGGTGAGATTCTGTCGGAGGGCGTGATATTTGGCCCGGCAGGCAAGATGACCAGCAGCTTTACCGCCCGGATGGTTGGAAAGTGGGAGGGTGATACGGGCACGCTCACTGAAGAATTCACCTTTTCGAATGGTGCCACCCAAAGCCGCAAATGGCACCTCAAACTGGGCGCCGGGAATACCTTCACAGCGACTGCGGATGACCTGGACGGTGTTGCACAGGGGGTTGTGTCCGGTTCAACTGTGCAACTGACCTACAACATCATACTGCCCGAAAACTCTGGCGGACACACGCTGCAGGCGACCGATTGGCTTTATCTCACCGCCAATGGGGTGATCATCAACAAGTCGGAAATGCGCAAGTTTGGCCTCAAGGCGGCGGAGCTGGTCGCGACCATGCGGCCTGCGGACTGA
- a CDS encoding TetR/AcrR family transcriptional regulator, which translates to MTDERRKFKRESAEARKEALILATLELVAENGVRGATVRGIAQRADVTQGLIRHYFSSKEELIIAAYEHHMNQMTDLTFAPGAAAGSARARLRAFVDGSLTPPVVDPRSIALWASFLNKVQNDPQMKETHERTYAYFRDRLEGLIAAALEEAGRPAPAPRLRQLAIACNAVIDGLWLEGGALPDAFADGELVEIGRQSVVAITGLDLEQEAET; encoded by the coding sequence GTGACCGACGAGCGCCGCAAATTCAAACGCGAATCCGCCGAGGCCCGGAAGGAAGCACTGATTCTCGCCACGCTGGAACTGGTGGCGGAGAACGGCGTACGCGGTGCCACGGTGCGAGGCATTGCCCAGCGTGCCGACGTCACCCAGGGTCTGATCCGGCATTACTTCAGCTCCAAGGAAGAGCTGATCATCGCAGCCTATGAACACCACATGAACCAGATGACGGACCTGACCTTTGCACCCGGTGCAGCGGCAGGCAGCGCCCGGGCGCGTCTCAGGGCTTTTGTCGACGGCTCGCTGACCCCGCCGGTTGTCGATCCGCGCTCCATCGCGCTGTGGGCCAGCTTTCTGAACAAGGTGCAGAACGATCCGCAGATGAAGGAAACCCACGAACGCACCTATGCCTACTTCCGCGACCGGCTGGAGGGCCTGATTGCCGCCGCGCTGGAAGAGGCCGGCCGCCCGGCCCCGGCACCCCGGCTGCGCCAGCTGGCGATTGCCTGCAACGCGGTGATCGACGGTTTGTGGCTGGAGGGCGGTGCCCTGCCGGATGCGTTTGCGGACGGCGAACTGGTTGAAATCGGACGGCAATCGGTTGTCGCCATCACTGGATTGGATTTGGAGCAGGAGGCTGAAACCTGA
- a CDS encoding pyridoxal phosphate-dependent aminotransferase: MRLTAITERLAGLGGGKWEVHARARQLAAAGADLVEMTIGEPDVPTPPELVEAATQSMHAGRTGYSDGRGEAHLRAALAEAYTTSRGREFGPENILCFPGTQTALYAVLLGVAEPGTEVLVGDPMYATYEGVIRASGADMIPVPLRPEAGFRMQASDIAARITPRSRAILLTTPHNPTGAILTPQDLREIGELAVKHDLWIISDEVYEHLVFEGAEFVSPLSDPALAERVIAVSSISKSHAAPGFRSGWCTGPAKFCAALLPVSETMLFGNQPFIADMTEKAVREGSSVAAGMAARFAARAALLEQRLQAETRLRVHRPEAGMFALINVSATGMDGDAYAWDLLDSGVAVMPGSAFGDGLRNWVRVALTIDDNSFATALDRIAAHANRNARGAA; the protein is encoded by the coding sequence ATGAGGCTGACAGCAATCACCGAACGGCTGGCCGGGCTTGGCGGCGGCAAATGGGAAGTGCACGCAAGGGCACGGCAACTGGCTGCAGCCGGCGCCGACCTGGTGGAGATGACCATCGGCGAACCAGACGTGCCAACCCCGCCGGAACTGGTCGAAGCGGCCACGCAATCCATGCATGCGGGCCGCACCGGATATTCCGACGGCCGCGGCGAGGCGCATCTGCGCGCTGCTCTGGCCGAGGCCTATACCACCAGCCGCGGGCGGGAGTTCGGGCCGGAAAACATCCTTTGCTTTCCCGGCACCCAGACCGCGCTTTATGCAGTTCTTCTAGGTGTTGCCGAACCCGGCACCGAGGTGCTGGTCGGCGACCCGATGTATGCCACCTACGAGGGTGTGATCCGCGCCTCCGGCGCGGACATGATACCAGTGCCGCTGCGGCCCGAGGCCGGTTTCCGGATGCAGGCCAGCGACATCGCCGCCCGCATCACCCCGCGCAGCCGCGCCATCCTGCTGACAACCCCGCACAACCCGACCGGCGCCATCCTGACACCGCAGGACCTGCGGGAAATCGGCGAGCTGGCGGTGAAACACGATCTCTGGATCATCTCCGACGAAGTTTATGAGCACCTGGTCTTTGAGGGCGCGGAATTTGTCTCGCCTCTCTCCGACCCGGCACTGGCGGAGCGGGTGATCGCAGTCTCCTCGATTTCCAAGTCGCACGCCGCGCCTGGCTTCCGCAGCGGCTGGTGCACCGGGCCTGCCAAGTTCTGTGCAGCCCTGCTGCCGGTCTCGGAAACCATGCTTTTCGGCAACCAGCCCTTTATCGCCGACATGACCGAAAAGGCTGTGCGCGAGGGATCTTCCGTCGCCGCCGGGATGGCCGCCCGCTTTGCCGCCCGCGCCGCCCTGCTGGAACAACGCCTGCAGGCTGAGACCCGGCTGCGCGTCCACCGGCCCGAAGCTGGAATGTTTGCGTTGATCAACGTCTCGGCCACCGGGATGGACGGCGACGCCTATGCCTGGGACCTGCTGGACAGCGGCGTGGCGGTAATGCCAGGTTCCGCCTTCGGCGACGGCCTTCGCAACTGGGTGCGGGTCGCCCTCACCATTGATGACAACAGTTTTGCCACCGCGCTCGACCGGATCGCCGCCCACGCAAACCGCAATGCAAGAGGCGCCGCATGA
- a CDS encoding transporter substrate-binding domain-containing protein, whose amino-acid sequence MKLKALLAAATAVAALSAGAAAAEQVKIGIAAEPYPPFASLDSSGNWVGWEVEVIGAVCAAAELDCVITPVAWDGIIPSLTGQQIDAIMASMSITEERMKTIDFSDPYYNTPAVIVADKSMDIAPTPESLAGKIVGIQASTIHQAYAQEYFKDAELKVYQTQDEANQDLFAGRIDATQADSIAMADFVGSDTGSCCEIKGAVADDPAILGRGVGAGVRKGDDALREALNKGIAAILADGTHEMITAKYFTTSIY is encoded by the coding sequence ATGAAACTGAAAGCATTGCTTGCCGCGGCAACCGCGGTTGCCGCTCTGTCCGCTGGTGCGGCTGCTGCCGAACAGGTGAAAATCGGCATCGCTGCCGAACCCTATCCGCCGTTTGCCTCGCTCGACAGCTCCGGCAATTGGGTCGGCTGGGAGGTCGAGGTGATCGGCGCGGTCTGCGCCGCGGCTGAACTGGACTGCGTGATCACGCCGGTCGCCTGGGACGGCATCATCCCGTCGCTGACCGGCCAGCAGATCGACGCCATCATGGCTTCCATGTCGATCACCGAGGAACGGATGAAGACCATCGATTTCTCCGATCCCTACTACAACACCCCGGCAGTGATCGTTGCGGACAAGTCGATGGACATCGCGCCGACGCCGGAATCGCTGGCGGGCAAGATTGTCGGCATCCAGGCCTCGACCATTCACCAGGCCTATGCGCAGGAATACTTCAAGGATGCCGAGCTGAAGGTTTACCAAACCCAGGATGAGGCCAACCAGGATCTGTTCGCCGGCCGCATCGATGCGACCCAGGCAGACAGCATAGCGATGGCGGATTTCGTCGGGTCCGACACCGGCAGTTGCTGCGAGATCAAAGGCGCGGTGGCGGATGACCCGGCGATCCTGGGCCGCGGTGTCGGCGCTGGCGTGCGCAAGGGCGACGACGCGCTGCGCGAGGCACTGAACAAGGGCATCGCGGCGATCCTGGCCGACGGCACCCACGAGATGATCACCGCCAAATACTTCACCACCAGCATCTACTAA
- a CDS encoding cryptochrome/photolyase family protein — translation MSSRETPAEVCNLILILGDQLCKNIASLQGADRDHDVILMAEVPEEAGYVRHHKKKIAFLFSAMRHFARELEEDGWKVRYIKLDDPENAGKLTGEIDRSRAVFKFAGVVVTEPGEYRLKSALSEWGEATGTVLDMRQDSRFLCSHERFQSWAEGRKQLRMEYFYREMRRETGLLMNGDQPEGGKWNFDQDNRKPAKGGVSLPHPLETRPDAITEEVLDLVEARFSGHFGTLRPFWFAVTREGALQALEDFAEKALPGFGDYQDAMLHGERFLYHSVLSHYINAGLLDAMEVCRRVERAYYEGEAPLNAAEGFIRQIIGWREYVRGIYWLNMPGYTEKNFFGATRPLPEFYWTGETGMACLSAAITQTREEAYAHHIQRLMVTGNFAMLAGVDPRAVHEWYLAVYADAYEWVEAPNVIGMSQFADGGLLGSKPYAASGNYINKMSDHCAGCSYDVKRKTGKGACPFNSLYWDFLVRNAYKLRENPRLRQAYRTWGRMSTERQNAYLETARQVLERCF, via the coding sequence ATGTCTTCCCGAGAAACACCGGCAGAGGTATGCAACCTGATCCTCATTTTGGGTGATCAGCTCTGCAAGAATATCGCATCGCTTCAAGGGGCCGACCGTGACCATGATGTTATCCTGATGGCCGAAGTGCCGGAAGAGGCTGGCTATGTCAGGCATCACAAGAAGAAGATAGCGTTTCTGTTTTCAGCGATGCGCCATTTCGCGCGAGAGCTTGAGGAGGACGGCTGGAAAGTCCGCTACATTAAACTGGATGACCCCGAAAACGCCGGCAAATTAACCGGGGAGATTGATCGGTCACGTGCCGTTTTCAAATTTGCTGGTGTGGTTGTCACCGAACCTGGAGAATACAGGCTGAAGTCTGCGCTTTCTGAATGGGGTGAAGCAACCGGTACTGTCCTGGATATGCGGCAGGACAGCCGGTTTCTGTGCTCCCATGAACGGTTCCAAAGTTGGGCGGAAGGGCGCAAGCAATTGCGCATGGAGTACTTCTACAGGGAAATGCGCCGCGAAACCGGGCTGCTTATGAATGGGGATCAGCCGGAAGGCGGCAAGTGGAACTTCGACCAGGACAACCGTAAGCCCGCCAAGGGAGGCGTGTCCCTGCCGCACCCGCTGGAAACCCGCCCTGATGCCATTACCGAGGAAGTCCTGGACTTGGTGGAAGCAAGATTCAGCGGCCATTTCGGCACTTTGCGGCCGTTCTGGTTTGCGGTCACGCGGGAGGGCGCGTTGCAGGCCTTGGAAGATTTTGCGGAAAAGGCTCTTCCCGGTTTTGGCGATTACCAGGACGCGATGCTGCACGGGGAGCGGTTCCTCTACCATTCCGTTCTGTCGCATTACATCAATGCGGGCCTGCTGGACGCGATGGAGGTCTGCCGCCGGGTGGAGCGGGCGTACTACGAAGGTGAGGCCCCGCTGAATGCGGCCGAGGGTTTCATCCGCCAGATCATTGGCTGGCGCGAATACGTGCGCGGGATCTACTGGCTCAATATGCCTGGATACACCGAAAAGAATTTCTTTGGAGCCACCCGCCCGCTGCCAGAGTTTTACTGGACTGGCGAGACGGGAATGGCCTGCCTTTCGGCTGCCATTACTCAGACCCGGGAAGAGGCTTATGCGCATCACATCCAGCGCCTGATGGTGACGGGAAACTTTGCCATGCTAGCGGGTGTAGACCCTCGCGCAGTGCATGAATGGTACCTCGCAGTCTACGCTGACGCTTATGAGTGGGTCGAGGCGCCGAACGTGATCGGCATGAGCCAGTTTGCCGATGGCGGTCTACTGGGGTCGAAACCCTATGCCGCCAGCGGTAACTACATAAACAAGATGTCGGATCATTGCGCAGGCTGCAGCTATGATGTGAAACGCAAGACTGGCAAAGGCGCTTGCCCCTTCAATTCGTTGTACTGGGATTTCCTGGTGCGTAACGCTTATAAGTTGCGCGAGAATCCCCGCCTGCGCCAGGCTTACCGGACTTGGGGCAGGATGAGCACCGAACGGCAAAACGCCTATTTGGAAACGGCCCGGCAGGTGCTGGAACGGTGTTTCTAA
- a CDS encoding ABC transporter permease, whose protein sequence is MTGLKELMQPHRIVMMLVFAGIAIWCAVALRWDWIPKYAPLALEGLWATVWILAVSTFLGFLLAVPLGLAQAVGPWYLSIPARTFCTIIRGTPLLLQIWLLYYGLGSLFPQFPWIRSSELWPYLRQAWPYAVLALTLSYAGYEGEVMRGAFSGVAKGQLEAAKSFGMPRFTMFRRIWLPQAVRNVLPTLGGETILQLKATPLVATITVMEIYAVSSRVRADTFIVYEPLLLLALVYMAIAGGIALAFRRFEKG, encoded by the coding sequence ATGACCGGTTTGAAGGAACTGATGCAGCCGCACCGCATCGTGATGATGCTGGTGTTCGCGGGGATCGCGATCTGGTGTGCAGTCGCGCTACGCTGGGACTGGATCCCAAAATACGCGCCGCTGGCGCTAGAGGGGCTGTGGGCCACGGTTTGGATCCTTGCGGTTTCGACCTTCCTCGGCTTTCTGCTGGCAGTGCCTCTGGGATTGGCGCAGGCGGTGGGGCCCTGGTACCTGTCGATCCCGGCGCGCACGTTCTGCACCATTATCCGCGGCACGCCGCTGCTCTTGCAGATCTGGCTCTTGTATTACGGGCTAGGCTCGCTATTTCCGCAGTTCCCCTGGATCCGCTCTTCCGAGCTGTGGCCGTATTTGCGCCAGGCCTGGCCCTATGCGGTGCTGGCGCTGACCCTGTCTTATGCGGGCTATGAGGGCGAGGTCATGCGCGGCGCGTTTTCCGGTGTCGCCAAGGGGCAGCTGGAGGCCGCGAAATCCTTTGGCATGCCGCGCTTTACCATGTTTCGCCGGATCTGGCTGCCGCAGGCAGTGCGCAACGTGCTGCCGACTTTGGGCGGAGAAACCATCCTGCAGCTGAAGGCGACACCGCTGGTGGCGACAATCACGGTGATGGAAATCTATGCGGTTTCCTCGCGCGTGCGGGCAGATACCTTTATCGTCTATGAGCCGCTTTTGCTGCTGGCGCTGGTTTACATGGCCATCGCCGGGGGGATTGCCCTGGCCTTCCGGCGGTTTGAGAAAGGCTGA
- a CDS encoding arginine deiminase family protein — translation MQNPTFEFTRAITRRPASTIAQGLRAEDIGNPSLGSMLAAHAAYVAALRSTGAKVIELDPLEAFPDAQFVEDTALCLPQGAILMRPGAPSRLGEVAEMAPTLRACYENVREIAGPGHIEGGDILVTGKEILVGRSDRTDAEGVAELAEIATEWGHSLREVFTPEGVLHFKTDCSLMDAETILSTERLDASGCFEGYRVLHVAEGEEAAANAIRFNNLVLMAAGFPRTAEMLDKAGYEIVEIDNTDCAKLDGGMSCLSLRF, via the coding sequence ATGCAAAACCCAACCTTCGAGTTCACCCGAGCCATCACCCGCCGCCCCGCCTCCACCATCGCTCAAGGCCTGCGCGCCGAGGATATCGGCAATCCCAGCCTCGGCAGCATGCTGGCTGCCCACGCGGCCTATGTCGCTGCTCTGCGCAGCACCGGCGCCAAGGTGATTGAACTGGATCCGCTGGAGGCTTTCCCCGATGCCCAGTTCGTCGAGGACACTGCCCTTTGCTTGCCGCAAGGGGCGATCCTGATGCGCCCTGGCGCGCCGTCGCGGCTGGGTGAAGTTGCGGAAATGGCCCCCACCCTGCGCGCCTGCTACGAGAACGTCCGCGAAATCGCCGGCCCCGGCCATATCGAGGGCGGAGACATTCTGGTGACGGGAAAAGAGATCCTGGTCGGCCGCTCCGACCGAACGGACGCCGAAGGCGTGGCCGAACTGGCAGAAATTGCCACCGAATGGGGCCATTCGCTGCGCGAAGTTTTCACCCCCGAGGGCGTCCTTCACTTCAAAACCGACTGCTCACTTATGGATGCCGAAACGATCCTCTCAACAGAACGCCTCGACGCCTCCGGCTGTTTCGAAGGCTATCGCGTGCTGCATGTGGCGGAGGGCGAGGAAGCCGCTGCCAATGCCATCCGCTTCAACAATCTGGTGCTGATGGCCGCAGGCTTCCCGCGCACGGCAGAGATGCTGGACAAGGCCGGCTATGAGATCGTGGAGATCGACAACACAGACTGCGCCAAACTGGACGGTGGCATGTCCTGCCTGTCGCTGCGGTTCTGA